In Natranaerobius trueperi, the sequence TTCTTCATTTTTTCTTTCTTCAATTTGAATATCATCACCACAACTTATATCAAGATCAATAGTTGAAGTGGGTGCAACAACATAAAAAGGAATATCAAATTGTTTAGCTAAAACTGATAATCCGTATGTCCCTATTTTATTTGCTACATCTCCATTTGGAGCTATTCGATCAGCTCCAACTAAAATTAAATCAATGTAACCTTTTTTCATCAAAACTGCTGAAACAGAATCTGCTATAAGAGTAAAAGGAATCTGTTCTTTTTGAAGTTCCCAAGAAGTTAATTTAGTACCTTGAAGTCTTGGTCTAGTTTCATCTACATAAACTTTTATATCTTTACCAACATAATGAGCTTCCCTAACTACTCCTAAAGCTGTACCATAACCAGTAGTAGCAAGTGCTCCAGTATTACAATGTGTTAAAATTCTTGCTTTTTGTTTTACAACTTTGACTCCATACCTTGCCATTTGATAGTTGGTTTCTAAATCCTCATAGCAGATATTGTGAGCTTCATTTATTAATAAGGTATAAAGATTTTCAAGAGTGTCAATAGAATCAACATTTGATTTAAAAACTTTTTCCATTCTACGCAATGCCCAAAAAAGGTTTACAGCAGTTGGTCGTGATTTAGCAAGATGTTTTATCGCATAATCCATATTTTTTATGAAATTTTGTTTATGATCGTCTTTGAATTCTTTACAAGCCAAGACTACTCCATAAGCAGCTACAGCACCAATTAAAGGCGCTCCTCGTGCTACCATTTCTTTAATAGCATAGTAAGTGTCTTTAAATGAATTACATTCAAAATACTCTTCTTTTAATGGGATTTTTCTTTGATCCAGCAAAAATAGCCTTTCTTCTTCAAAAAAAATCGGTTTAATTGGATTCATATTATCACCTCCCAAGTAATTACGTTACATAAACACAAAACCCAGCATCTCTAAAGAGATCTTTTATCTGTTCTACTTTTTTTGTATCAGGTTCAACAACCTTATTATAAGGTTCTCTTACCCCATATTTTCTAAAAGGGATTAATCGTATCCGACACTTAGGCGCATTATCCCCTAAAAACATTTTTATGCTATTTATTTCAAAATTATCATCATTGTACCCAGGTAAAATCAGAATTCGTATTTCCCAAAGTTTATTTTTATTATATAAATTATAAATACTAGCTAGCACTGTTTCATTTCTAACCCCTGTAATTTCTTTATGCTTAATTGAGCTAAAAGCTTTAAAGTCTAACATCACACCATCAATATAAGGTGTTATTTCGTCCCATATAGAAACGCTACCGTTTGAATCTAAAAACAAGGTTAAGTCTCTTAAAGAAGTATCATTATTCATCAGTTTCCTTAGTTTTATTATAAATTCTTTGTGTAAAGTGGCTTCACCTCCACTTAAAGTAACACCTGATATGAAAGGAGAGGCGGGTAATATAAACTCTTGTAAGACTTCTTCTGGAGTCATAAATCTTGCTCTAGGATCAGAATTGAAGGGGCAAACACTTTCACAAGTGTCACACCCCATACATTTTTCTTTAGAGAAACCAGTATTTTGTAACGCCTCATTTTTACAGTTTTCTATACAAATACCACATTGTAGAAAACCTACACAATTACCCATAGTTTGTGGGTTGTGACAATTAATACATCTAAAATTACATCCCTGAAAAAAAATCACCAATCTATTTCCTGGGCCATCTATAGAACTAAAATTTATTGTACGATTAATTAAACCATGGATTTCTTTCATGATTAATCATCCTCCGCTTTCTCTTTAACACACCTTGTATATTAATAGCTCCTTCACCTAAAGGCGTTGTTGTATATCTTGTACTTTCATCATTTTTATATTTTTCTAAATCTGATCTTCTAACTAGATACCCAGTAATACGTACAAATTCTCCATCTGTTAAGTTGAAAGTAAATTCTCGCATTCCTTCTTTAAATGCACCTTTAATAATATCACAAACCGCTTTTGGGTTATTTCTTATGGTACCTTCGAAATGGAAAATATCACTAACACCAGCTATAAATTTTGAATGGTGTGGTGCTACTACTTTTATATGATTAAAAAGATCAGGTTCTTCTCCTGGAGTAATTCTTGTCCCTGGAGTAGTATCAGTATCTAAATCAATTCCTGACTGGGAGTGAAACATTGCTTTGTTTGAATTTCCTTCTGCATGGGATATTTCAGTTTTATCTAATATTTCTAATATCTTATCTGTTATCTTGTAACTAAACTTATTTGCCTCTTTATCATGACCATAGTGAGCATTATCATCAAGTAAAGTTTCAGTACACTCTTTTAGACCAAAAATACCAAGCATAGAGCTAAATTTTGCTTTACTTATAATTCCTTCTAGTGCTAAAAAGTTATGCTCAAAAAATTTGGCTTTATTAACTAAATATTCAGCACGGCTTTCAATGACTTCTAATGCCAACTTAACATATTTTAGAAGTGTTGTATCAAGAAATTCTTGAGGGCGACCCCTATGCTCTTTCGCTGCTTTCTTTAAATTAAGCCTAACAAGGGTATGTGCTCCACCACCTTCTTTAAGAGAATTGTAGCAACTTGCAACCCCATATTTTTCACCTAAATCACTTGTTATCATTTGGTGGTTAGCAAAATGCGGTTTCCCTACTTCAAATACTGTTTTTACACCTTCAATTAATAGTTCATCTGATGTTTTTTCTTGATCGTATTTTAAAGTTAAGTTTGGTACAACTTGTTTTAGCTCCCGTTCTAATTTAAATAATAACCTACCTACTCTAGTACCTTC encodes:
- the mtnA gene encoding S-methyl-5-thioribose-1-phosphate isomerase — its product is MNPIKPIFFEEERLFLLDQRKIPLKEEYFECNSFKDTYYAIKEMVARGAPLIGAVAAYGVVLACKEFKDDHKQNFIKNMDYAIKHLAKSRPTAVNLFWALRRMEKVFKSNVDSIDTLENLYTLLINEAHNICYEDLETNYQMARYGVKVVKQKARILTHCNTGALATTGYGTALGVVREAHYVGKDIKVYVDETRPRLQGTKLTSWELQKEQIPFTLIADSVSAVLMKKGYIDLILVGADRIAPNGDVANKIGTYGLSVLAKQFDIPFYVVAPTSTIDLDISCGDDIQIEERKNEEVTNINGVRVAPDNIQVYNPAFDVTPSKNITGIITEVGILGADKNSIREFRRKGD
- a CDS encoding YjjW family glycine radical enzyme activase, with amino-acid sequence MKEIHGLINRTINFSSIDGPGNRLVIFFQGCNFRCINCHNPQTMGNCVGFLQCGICIENCKNEALQNTGFSKEKCMGCDTCESVCPFNSDPRARFMTPEEVLQEFILPASPFISGVTLSGGEATLHKEFIIKLRKLMNNDTSLRDLTLFLDSNGSVSIWDEITPYIDGVMLDFKAFSSIKHKEITGVRNETVLASIYNLYNKNKLWEIRILILPGYNDDNFEINSIKMFLGDNAPKCRIRLIPFRKYGVREPYNKVVEPDTKKVEQIKDLFRDAGFCVYVT
- a CDS encoding YjjI family glycine radical enzyme, with protein sequence MLKFKSTINMRGVEVKMVNEEIKTEIEEIITNPQLTFHQRKHQLATYAESLLNYVPISKEAAFAKENGIICDLFEGHAPYRPRYILPDYDKAIKQGSKFLELDPPKDLDEAINFLTILYTHVPSITGYPVYLGNLDRLLESFSEKYDDDTLYKKLKLFLITIDRLLPDGFTHANIGPEGTRVGRLLFKLERELKQVVPNLTLKYDQEKTSDELLIEGVKTVFEVGKPHFANHQMITSDLGEKYGVASCYNSLKEGGGAHTLVRLNLKKAAKEHRGRPQEFLDTTLLKYVKLALEVIESRAEYLVNKAKFFEHNFLALEGIISKAKFSSMLGIFGLKECTETLLDDNAHYGHDKEANKFSYKITDKILEILDKTEISHAEGNSNKAMFHSQSGIDLDTDTTPGTRITPGEEPDLFNHIKVVAPHHSKFIAGVSDIFHFEGTIRNNPKAVCDIIKGAFKEGMREFTFNLTDGEFVRITGYLVRRSDLEKYKNDESTRYTTTPLGEGAINIQGVLKRKRRMINHERNPWFN